In a genomic window of Zingiber officinale cultivar Zhangliang chromosome 9B, Zo_v1.1, whole genome shotgun sequence:
- the LOC122024891 gene encoding indole-3-acetic acid-amido synthetase GH3.17-like has translation MVVLSCDPNDLEGSMRLIEELTTNAGRIQEEVLQEILERNSGTEYLHGFLHGRSRLDQFKEEVPVVDYDQVKPYIDRLANGEPSQIISTEPILELLTSSGTSGGQPKMMPSTAEELDRKTFFYNILIPVMNRYVEGLEEGKSMYLLFVKPEISTPSGLPARPVLTSYYKSGHFRNRPFNRYNVFTSPDEVILCSDAKQSMFCQLLCGLVQRTDVLRVGAVFASAFLRAVKFLEDHWRELCANIRSGRVSDWIPDGPCREAVSRVLLRPDPALADLIEAECGQPESWGGIVRRLWPRTKYVDVIVTGSMAQYIPLLEFYGGGLPLVSTMYGSSECYLGINLRPLDRPADVSYTLLPNMAYFEFMQVDDERTYECASDCTGDLKVVDLVDVEVGRYYELVVTTFTGLYRYRVGDILMVTGFHNAAPQFRFVHRRNVVLSVDTDKTNEEDLLRAVTRAKLLLEPLGWLLTEYTSYADTASIPGHYVLFWELKATAASGNEDGLALDRAVMEDCCSAVESCLDAVYRRCRKRDLSIGPLEIRVVRTGAFDVLMDYCVSRGSSVNQYKTPRCIKPPEAIRLLDEVVVGRFFSTKVPFWEPYEMDVKAIPPSS, from the exons ATGGTGGTGCTCAGTTGCGATCCCAATGACTTGGAAGGCAGCATGCGGCTCATCGAAGAGCTCACCACGAATGCCGGCAGGATACAGGAGGAGGTGCTGCAGGAGATCTTGGAGAGGAATTCCGGGACTGAGTACCTACATGGCTTCCTCCATGGCCGGAGCCGCCTAGATCAATTCAAGGAGGAGGTCCCCGTCGTCGATTACGATCAAGTTAAGCCTTACATAGATCGTCTTGCCAATGGAGAGCCTTCTCAGATCATCTCCACAGAACCCATCTTAGAGCTCCTGACGAG TTCTGGGACTTCAGGCGGGCAGCCGAAGATGATGCCGTCGACGGCGGAGGAACTCGACCGGAAAACCTTCTTCTACAATATCTTGATCCCCGTGATGAACCG GTACGTGGAGGGGCTGGAGGAGGGGAAGAGCATGTACCTGCTATTCGTGAAGCCGGAGATCAGCACGCCGTCAGGGCTTCCGGCGAGGCCTGTGCTGACGAGTTACTACAAGAGCGGCCACTTCCGGAACCGACCGTTCAATAGATATAATGTGTTCACGAGCCCCGACGAGGTCATCCTTTGTTCCGACGCGAAACAGAGCATGTTCTGCCAGCTGCTCTGCGGCCTGGTCCAGCGCACGGACGTGCTCCGCGTCGGCGCCGTCTTCGCCTCCGCCTTTCTCCGCGCCGTCAAGTTCCTGGAGGACCACTGGCGCGAACTCTGCGCCAACATCCGCTCCGGCCGCGTCAGCGACTGGATCCCCGACGGGCCATGCCGCGAGGCCGTTAGCCGCGTGCTCTTGCGGCCGGACCCTGCGCTGGCCGACCTTATCGAGGCGGAGTGCGGCCAGCCGGAGTCATGGGGAGGCATCGTGAGGCGGCTCTGGCCACGGACCAAGTACGTCGACGTCATCGTCACCGGCTCCATGGCGCAGTACATCCCACTTCTGGAGTTCTACGGCGGCGGCCTCCCGCTTGTGTCTACCATGTACGGATCCTCCGAGTGCTACCTCGGCATCAACCTCCGGCCACTCGACCGCCCGGCAGACGTCTCCTACACCCTCCTCCCCAACATGGCCTACTTCGAGTTTATGCAGGTCGACGACGAGCGGACCTACGAGTGCGCCTCCGACTGCACCGGCGATCTCAAGGTGGTGGATCTCGTGGACGTCGAGGTCGGCCGCTACTACGAGCTCGTTGTCACCACGTTCACAG GTTTGTACAGGTACAGGGTGGGCGACATCCTCATGGTGACCGGCTTCCACAACGCGGCGCCGCAGTTCCGGTTCGTGCACCGGCGCAACGTGGTGCTCAGCGTCGACACCGACAAGACCAACGAGGAGGACCTCCTCCGGGCGGTgacgcgtgccaagctcctgctcgAGCCGCTCGGGTGGCTGCTGACGGAGTACACCAGCTACGCCGACACCGCCTCCATCCCGGGACACTACGTCCTCTTCTGGGAACTGAAGGCCACGGCCGCCAGCGGCAACGAAGACGGCCTGGCACTCGATCGGGCCGTCATGGAGGACTGCTGCTCCGCCGTCGAGTCCTGCCTCGACGCTGTCTACCGGCGGTGTCGGAAGCGGGACCTCTCCATCGGGCCGCTGGAGATCAGGGTGGTCCGCACCGGCGCGTTCGACGTGCTCATGGACTACTGCGTCTCGCGGGGGTCGTCGGTTAACCAGTACAAGACGCCGCGGTGCATCAAGCCGCCGGAGGCCATCCGACTCCTGGACGAGGTGGTGGTGGGCAGGTTCTTCAGCACGAAGGTGCCCTTTTGGGAGCCCTACGAGATGGACGTCAAGGCCATTCCTCCTTCCTCATGA